One genomic segment of Capsicum annuum cultivar UCD-10X-F1 unplaced genomic scaffold, UCD10Xv1.1 ctg3055, whole genome shotgun sequence includes these proteins:
- the LOC107849882 gene encoding uncharacterized protein LOC107849882 produces MLEDSDETGCNSKTSSNFKKNEDETEENGSSKFKDRGSSSDSTLEESEKKPYVRPYVRSKMARLRWTPDLHLRFVHAMERLGGQDRATPKLILQMMNTNGLSIAHVKSHLQMYRSKKMDGQSQGIGHHHKLFMEGGDPNIFNLIRFPMFPAYYQRLNSTFRYGDASWNCHGNWMPTMGQTTLTGTGRGLYTTLNHLCTRIPSFPEIKDVLGSSRGNPSDDLNRLFNIAAKSQARAFDGNGIASSPDLERAITPLKRKVSECDLDLNLHLGVRPRIEESTNYDDNDNGSSLSLSLSLSRATRFIEDANIDATTENARRGTSTLDLTL; encoded by the exons atgtTGGAGGATAGTGATGAGACTGGATGCAATTCCAAGACAAGttctaattttaagaaaaatgaggATGAAACGGAGGAGAACGGTTCGAGCAAGTTTAAGGATAGAGGAAGCTCAAGCGACAGTACACTTGAAGAGAGCGAAAAGAAGCCCTATGTGAGACCTTATGTTCGATCCAAGATGGCTAGACTCCGCTGGACACCTGATCTCCATCTCCGTTTTGTTCATGCTATGGAAAGACTTGGTGGACAAGATC GAGCAACACCAAAGCTAATTCTTCAAATGATGAACACCAATGGACTTAGCATTGCTCATGTCAAGAGCCATTTGCAG ATGTATAGAAGCAAGAAGATGGATGGCCAAAGTCAAG GGATTGGACACCATCACAAGCTTTTTATGGAAGGTGGAGATCCAAATATTTTCAACTTGATCCGATTCCCAATGTTCCCTGCTTATTATCAGAGGCTCAATTCAACTTTTAG gTATGGAGATGCTTCTTGGAATTGTCATGGTAATTGGATGCCTACAATGGGGCAAACTACACTAACCGGGACAGGAAGAGGATTGTACACTACACTGAATCATTTATGTACAAGGATTCCCTCTTTTCCTGAAATTAAAGATGTACTGGGATCATCCAGAGGAAACCCTAGTGATGACCTCAATAGGTTGTTTAACATAGCTGCAAAATCTCAAGCAAGGGCTTTTGATGGAAATGGAATTGCTTCTTCTCCAGATTTGGAAAGAGCCATAACTCCTTTGAAAAGGAAAGTTTCAGAGTGTGACCTTGATTTGAATTTACATCTAGGGGTAAGGCCAAGGATTGAAGAATCAACAAactatgatgataatgataatgggagtagcttatcattgtcattgtcttTGTCAAGGGCTACGAGGTTTATAGAAGATGCTAATATTGATGCAACAACAGAAAATGCAAGAAGAGGGACAAGTACTCTGGATCTGACTCTATGA